The following are encoded in a window of Risungbinella massiliensis genomic DNA:
- a CDS encoding cytochrome d ubiquinol oxidase subunit II: MVEPRMAITLLWMMLYIYSIMGSIDFGSSFWSMFYLRRNTTAGELANRFLSPTWEITNTTLVFVVVSLVGLFPVAAFTLGTVLLIPVSSILLLLTIRSAFMVFAYTLTGIEKLLRVVAGITGILIPTLLISALPVTEGGLVQMVNEQPILLITKWLSSPAVYMYMLFGLTSALFLSAVFLSDYSLESDDPKAYRAYRRNALMIGPLALISAMLALTLLEPEAQWLYERLFRYLPWFIASLVSFVLAYIALFLPARHKRFGIGRPRPAVLFVALQYLLATFAYGSAHLPYIVYPFLTVSDAFTNINTFYSLLGTIAIGLAVLLPLFFLFWRLFLKDKRYLARR; encoded by the coding sequence TTGGTAGAACCGAGAATGGCGATTACCCTGCTGTGGATGATGCTTTATATATATAGCATCATGGGTTCAATCGACTTTGGCTCTAGCTTTTGGTCTATGTTTTATCTCAGGAGAAATACAACAGCGGGAGAATTGGCAAATCGCTTTTTGTCTCCTACCTGGGAAATTACCAATACTACCTTAGTTTTTGTAGTTGTATCATTGGTAGGACTCTTCCCGGTCGCTGCTTTTACATTGGGTACTGTTTTACTGATACCAGTAAGTTCCATATTGCTACTTCTAACGATTAGAAGTGCGTTTATGGTCTTTGCTTACACCTTGACCGGCATCGAGAAATTGCTGCGGGTGGTCGCAGGGATTACCGGGATTTTGATACCTACTTTACTAATCAGTGCTTTGCCAGTAACAGAAGGTGGTTTGGTGCAAATGGTCAACGAACAACCGATCCTACTCATTACCAAATGGTTGTCCAGCCCGGCCGTCTATATGTACATGCTATTCGGACTTACCTCTGCGCTGTTTCTAAGTGCGGTCTTTCTTTCCGATTACTCGTTAGAATCGGATGATCCCAAAGCTTATCGAGCATATCGGAGAAATGCTCTTATGATCGGGCCGCTAGCGCTCATTTCAGCCATGCTAGCCTTAACCTTACTTGAGCCAGAGGCACAATGGTTATATGAAAGATTGTTTCGTTATCTCCCTTGGTTTATTGCCTCTTTGGTTTCCTTTGTATTGGCTTATATTGCATTGTTTTTACCAGCACGTCACAAACGTTTTGGAATCGGCAGACCAAGACCCGCAGTGTTATTTGTAGCCTTACAATACCTCTTGGCTACTTTTGCTTATGGGAGTGCGCATCTACCTTATATTGTGTACCCATTTCTAACCGTTTCGGATGCGTTTACCAATATCAACACGTTTTATAGTTTATTAGGCACAATCGCAATAGGTTTAGCGGTTTTACTCCCGCTATTCTTCCTCTTCTGGCGGCTTTTCTTGAAAGATAAGCGATATCTTGCGAGGAGATAA
- a CDS encoding alpha/beta hydrolase translates to MLILILITILLALVTLGIGYYFSNQVLRVNYAKQGSIRVANLENLEVFQDFSKKMRGEKFIVQSDFGYKLVGKFFPAKKSSTKIMILAHGFGGYKETMTAYAKMFLELGFHVIVYDHRNSGESGGNTITAGIHESKDMKKIVDYAKSKLDPGSQIGIFGISMGAATTLLYAGCIEDGADFYIVDCPYTDFFTEAMYRLQEEFSYIPSFARKVVAHLGNLFIQWRSGINILDASPINVVADIQSPVLFINTKMDTYIPPYMTQELYNKKQGTKFIRWFEKGDHGKAISLYPDEYKQEVIKFLANIHFNLDEQIYS, encoded by the coding sequence ATGTTGATTCTAATTTTAATTACTATCTTACTAGCTCTTGTAACATTAGGTATTGGTTATTATTTTTCCAATCAGGTATTACGAGTTAATTACGCAAAACAGGGATCAATACGAGTAGCAAACCTAGAAAATCTCGAAGTGTTTCAAGATTTTTCTAAAAAGATGAGAGGCGAAAAATTTATTGTCCAATCAGATTTTGGCTATAAACTTGTAGGAAAGTTCTTCCCAGCAAAGAAATCATCTACCAAAATTATGATTCTTGCACATGGTTTCGGTGGATATAAGGAGACGATGACAGCCTATGCAAAGATGTTTTTAGAGTTAGGATTTCATGTTATTGTTTATGATCATCGTAATAGCGGGGAAAGTGGTGGAAATACCATTACAGCTGGTATACATGAGAGTAAAGATATGAAAAAAATAGTCGACTATGCGAAAAGTAAACTAGATCCTGGTAGCCAAATTGGCATTTTTGGTATATCGATGGGTGCTGCAACAACATTGTTGTATGCAGGTTGCATAGAAGACGGTGCGGACTTTTATATTGTAGACTGTCCCTATACTGACTTTTTTACAGAGGCAATGTATCGACTTCAAGAGGAATTCTCCTATATCCCTTCATTTGCAAGAAAAGTTGTTGCGCATTTAGGAAATCTATTTATTCAATGGCGATCAGGAATAAATATTTTAGACGCATCTCCTATTAATGTAGTAGCTGATATTCAATCTCCTGTTCTGTTTATCAATACAAAAATGGATACTTATATTCCTCCATACATGACACAAGAGTTATATAACAAAAAACAAGGTACAAAGTTTATTCGTTGGTTTGAAAAAGGAGACCATGGAAAAGCAATATCATTATATCCTGATGAATATAAGCAAGAGGTAATAAAATTTTTGGCAAACATCCATTTTAATCTAGATGAACAAATTTACTCATAA
- a CDS encoding sensor histidine kinase, with product MSDRSIHTIKWLILLVPALGIGIWEHIRHEFLLPYLSMEAGNFMTPIIVFLINVTLSRNLFQLYDSFQQQLETERAEKEVLQERERIARHLHDGIAQSLFLCSVQLNMFKKRTEDKACIELEKLIRQVHESVRYFIQNLKKENVFLDWKTKMLNMFEAFRLESGLEFHTNIKLEEVDLSLTAKEKAEVFSILQEALTNVRKHAEAKNVRLDWIGNKESWVMTVVDDGVGLSGVSGPPDSYGVQIMKERAADIVADLILYRDGQETILKLAKRM from the coding sequence ATGTCGGATCGTTCTATTCATACTATTAAATGGCTTATTCTACTTGTTCCTGCTTTAGGGATCGGGATTTGGGAGCATATCCGCCATGAGTTTTTACTCCCCTACCTATCCATGGAAGCAGGGAACTTCATGACACCTATTATTGTTTTTTTGATCAATGTTACCCTCAGTAGGAACTTGTTTCAACTATATGATTCTTTTCAACAACAATTAGAAACAGAACGGGCAGAGAAAGAAGTGTTACAAGAACGAGAACGAATTGCTCGCCATTTACACGATGGGATCGCACAGTCTTTGTTCTTGTGCTCCGTTCAGTTAAATATGTTCAAAAAACGTACAGAAGACAAAGCATGTATAGAATTAGAAAAACTGATTAGACAAGTCCATGAATCAGTTCGTTACTTTATCCAGAACCTCAAAAAAGAGAATGTATTTTTAGATTGGAAAACAAAAATGCTGAACATGTTTGAGGCATTTCGCTTAGAATCAGGATTAGAATTTCATACCAATATAAAATTGGAAGAAGTAGATTTGTCGTTAACAGCGAAAGAAAAAGCAGAGGTATTTTCTATTTTACAAGAAGCTCTTACCAATGTTCGCAAACATGCAGAGGCAAAGAATGTTCGGTTGGATTGGATCGGAAATAAAGAGAGCTGGGTCATGACTGTTGTGGATGATGGAGTAGGTTTATCAGGCGTGTCTGGCCCCCCTGACAGCTATGGGGTGCAAATTATGAAGGAACGAGCAGCAGATATTGTAGCAGATTTGATTCTTTATCGCGATGGACAAGAAACAATATTAAAACTAGCGAAAAGGATGTAA
- a CDS encoding response regulator — protein sequence MEHKPIRILIGDDHHHARQAMRLILGQDDHFEIVGEAKDGQEVLDLMETLHADIVLMDINMPKINGLEATKLLKEQYPQLKIVMVTVSDDISDLFEAIKRGAQGYLIKNLDPSIWLEYLHSISLDESPMPTSVAHQILKEFSSPTRDELANLTAREIQVLKGVASGLSNKELSLELHISEHTVKNHLKNIMKKLHLHNRVQLTKYAFEHHLV from the coding sequence ATGGAGCATAAACCAATTCGTATCTTAATAGGAGATGATCATCATCATGCTAGGCAAGCAATGCGGCTTATTTTGGGACAAGATGATCATTTTGAAATAGTAGGAGAGGCAAAAGACGGTCAAGAGGTTTTGGATCTGATGGAGACTTTACATGCTGATATTGTGTTAATGGATATCAATATGCCGAAAATCAACGGATTAGAGGCAACGAAATTGTTAAAAGAGCAGTATCCTCAGCTGAAAATTGTCATGGTTACGGTCTCCGATGATATTTCGGATCTTTTTGAAGCAATTAAGCGTGGAGCGCAGGGTTACTTAATTAAAAATTTAGATCCTAGTATCTGGTTAGAATACTTACACTCCATTTCACTCGATGAGTCTCCTATGCCCACCAGTGTCGCTCACCAAATTCTAAAGGAATTTTCTAGTCCTACTAGAGATGAGCTAGCTAATCTCACTGCTAGAGAAATACAGGTTTTAAAGGGAGTTGCAAGTGGTTTGAGTAATAAAGAGTTAAGTCTAGAGTTACATATTTCAGAGCATACCGTTAAAAATCATCTGAAAAACATTATGAAAAAATTACATCTGCATAATCGAGTTCAACTTACAAAATATGCATTTGAACATCACTTAGTGTAA
- a CDS encoding YcxB family protein, with protein MTFSFELTVDDYVKYANWKQRTFPSFLYPLLGAGIFGVVVSGVLYGLQTTLWLILVSSFVAIMVFFIAISWYSNYQTRKDFQKRYKRLGLIEIYTEEEGLKEITQIKVNFYEWHTMKRWKETKEYFYLFLQDYRDPSFSPMPKFVLEQQLHIQDRTALIIPKHAIPPQQQAEFRLLIAEKITQ; from the coding sequence ATGACTTTTTCATTTGAATTGACGGTAGATGATTATGTAAAATATGCTAATTGGAAGCAGAGAACTTTTCCTAGTTTTCTTTATCCGCTTTTAGGGGCTGGTATATTCGGTGTCGTAGTCTCAGGAGTTCTTTATGGCCTGCAAACAACGCTTTGGCTGATACTCGTCAGTAGTTTCGTTGCGATTATGGTGTTCTTTATAGCTATATCTTGGTATAGCAACTATCAAACGAGAAAAGATTTTCAAAAGCGGTATAAGCGACTGGGTTTAATAGAGATTTATACAGAAGAAGAGGGCTTAAAAGAGATTACACAGATCAAGGTAAATTTTTATGAATGGCATACAATGAAACGTTGGAAGGAAACGAAAGAGTATTTCTATTTATTTTTACAAGATTATCGTGATCCATCATTTTCACCTATGCCTAAATTTGTTCTAGAGCAACAACTGCATATTCAGGATCGAACAGCATTAATTATCCCGAAACATGCTATTCCTCCACAACAACAAGCCGAGTTTCGTTTGTTAATAGCAGAGAAAATTACTCAATAA
- a CDS encoding GntP family permease, with protein MLLIVLALLLLVGFIYVGWSLIWVAPMLTFIVALVAGLNPLTTFTDVYLGGLVSFFKSWFPVFFLGSILGALMESTGSAREIGKALSRLLGNKRAILGVLLSSAVLTYGGISLFVVIFALYPLAYPLFQEANISRRLIPAVIALGAFTFTMTAIPGSPQIQNLIPTKYFATTPTASPWLGTLAAIIMAVTGYCYLVWREKQLRRRGEGFTETQEVKNLDATNPSNSAIRSFLPLLMVVISLNLFHWNIVYALGSGILLLILLQLSHYRRFIPSLNEGARNSIIALVTTSSAVGFGSVVTSLPTFPRISRLLLTSGGSNVYFSLSIAIIVMAVITGSASGALSIALDALGAQYLQLAKSTGIHLDSLHRIATLASGAIIPPHSGGIITYLTVTGFTHRQAYPDLAVVCVLIPTIAFLISLFLVTMGIF; from the coding sequence ATGTTGCTTATTGTACTAGCGTTGCTACTACTAGTTGGATTTATCTATGTTGGTTGGTCCCTCATCTGGGTTGCACCTATGCTTACCTTTATTGTCGCATTAGTTGCTGGACTAAACCCTCTTACCACTTTTACAGATGTTTATTTAGGTGGGTTGGTTTCCTTTTTCAAATCTTGGTTTCCTGTCTTTTTTCTAGGGTCCATCTTGGGAGCTTTGATGGAGTCTACTGGTTCGGCTAGAGAAATAGGGAAAGCTCTCTCTCGCCTATTGGGAAACAAGCGCGCCATTCTTGGGGTTCTATTGAGTTCCGCTGTTCTAACCTATGGTGGGATCAGTCTATTTGTCGTGATTTTCGCTCTCTATCCTCTTGCTTATCCATTGTTTCAGGAGGCTAATATTTCCCGTAGATTGATACCTGCTGTCATTGCCCTGGGTGCATTTACGTTTACAATGACCGCAATACCTGGATCTCCTCAAATTCAAAACCTAATTCCTACTAAATATTTTGCTACCACTCCAACTGCTAGTCCTTGGCTTGGTACACTAGCAGCCATCATCATGGCAGTCACAGGATATTGCTATTTGGTGTGGCGTGAAAAGCAACTCCGTAGGAGAGGAGAAGGATTTACAGAAACACAGGAGGTCAAGAATCTAGATGCTACAAATCCATCCAATAGCGCAATCCGATCATTTCTTCCACTCTTAATGGTCGTAATCAGCTTAAACTTATTCCATTGGAACATCGTCTATGCACTCGGTTCTGGAATCCTTTTGCTAATTCTGCTACAACTATCACACTATCGTCGATTTATTCCTTCACTCAATGAAGGAGCTCGTAACTCAATTATCGCTCTTGTAACCACTAGTTCGGCCGTAGGATTTGGCTCAGTAGTCACGTCATTACCCACCTTCCCAAGAATATCTAGACTGCTCCTAACTAGCGGAGGGTCGAATGTATACTTTTCCCTCTCTATCGCCATTATTGTCATGGCAGTGATCACAGGCTCCGCATCAGGGGCGTTAAGTATTGCTCTAGACGCTTTAGGAGCTCAGTATCTACAATTAGCTAAATCGACCGGAATTCATTTAGATTCCTTACATCGGATTGCCACTCTCGCATCTGGTGCCATTATTCCTCCACATAGTGGTGGGATTATCACCTATCTAACGGTAACCGGTTTTACGCATAGACAAGCCTATCCAGATTTAGCTGTTGTCTGTGTTTTAATTCCTACGATCGCTTTCCTTATCAGCCTATTTCTCGTGACGATGGGTATTTTTTGA
- a CDS encoding NAD(P)-dependent oxidoreductase: MRKIGFIGIGMMGEPMVLNLQNAGFHVTAYNRTKAKLTHLQSQGVHTTDCLEQAVRGKEIVILMLSDDRAVAEMWAKEDGIATYVTPGTICINMSTVSPDLTSQLAKQAEEKGIEWLDAPVSGSSNAAQSANLVILVGGKKEVYEQSKEVFQALGKASYYFGAAASGAKAKLVVNLMMGMYMQGLAESLVLAQKAGLDRSTVLEMLGDAAVGAPFLQFKKELLLDENYETMFALKHMYNDFGLILEEARKNGSVLPATSATNQAYIAAMNHGLGELDLSAIFAELMQQSK; the protein is encoded by the coding sequence ATGAGAAAAATCGGGTTTATTGGAATAGGTATGATGGGAGAACCAATGGTACTTAATTTACAAAATGCTGGTTTTCACGTTACCGCATATAATCGAACAAAAGCAAAACTAACCCATTTACAAAGTCAAGGTGTACATACAACAGATTGTTTAGAACAGGCAGTACGAGGTAAGGAAATCGTCATTTTGATGTTGTCAGATGATCGAGCAGTAGCTGAGATGTGGGCGAAGGAAGACGGAATCGCGACTTATGTTACACCTGGAACGATCTGTATTAATATGAGTACTGTTTCACCAGACCTAACGAGTCAGTTAGCCAAACAGGCAGAAGAAAAAGGAATAGAATGGTTGGATGCGCCGGTTTCGGGTAGCTCGAATGCTGCTCAATCTGCTAACTTGGTGATTCTAGTGGGAGGAAAGAAAGAAGTATATGAGCAGTCCAAAGAAGTTTTCCAAGCACTAGGGAAAGCTAGTTATTATTTCGGAGCAGCTGCAAGTGGTGCCAAAGCAAAACTAGTCGTCAATTTAATGATGGGAATGTATATGCAGGGGCTAGCGGAATCACTTGTACTTGCACAGAAGGCGGGTTTAGATCGATCTACTGTCTTGGAAATGCTAGGAGATGCAGCAGTCGGAGCTCCTTTTTTACAATTTAAAAAAGAGCTATTACTAGATGAAAACTATGAAACGATGTTTGCACTAAAACATATGTATAATGACTTTGGGTTAATATTAGAAGAAGCGAGAAAGAATGGAAGTGTTTTACCAGCTACTTCGGCAACAAATCAGGCTTATATTGCTGCCATGAATCATGGATTAGGTGAATTAGATCTTTCTGCCATATTTGCTGAACTCATGCAACAATCTAAGTAA
- the mnmA gene encoding tRNA 2-thiouridine(34) synthase MnmA, with product MTKLGNGKRVVVGMSGGVDSSVSAYLLKEQGYDVIGLFMKNWDDTDEWGHCTATEDFEDVRRVCQQIGIPYYSVNFEKEYGEKVFQYFLDEYKQGRTPNPDIMCNREIKFGEFLQKALELGADYVATGHYAQMLEQDGQRYLARGNDPNKDQTYFLYAVLKEQFQNVLFPIGHLSKPDVRKIADEQGLSTARKKDSTGICFIGERNFREFLSQFLPAQPGEIHTLEGEVVGKHDGLMYYTLGQRQGLGIGGGKGVSGQAWFVVGKDLENNVLLVAQGHDHPALYSDGLYANQLNWLIPETPTEPFTCTAKFRYRQKDQEVTVIPQDNDTVQVIFKEPQRAVTPGQSAVFYQGDFCIGGGIIDRTYKNS from the coding sequence ATGACAAAATTAGGAAATGGCAAGCGTGTAGTCGTAGGGATGTCTGGTGGAGTAGATTCCAGTGTTTCTGCTTACCTACTTAAAGAACAAGGTTATGATGTAATCGGGCTCTTTATGAAAAACTGGGATGATACAGACGAATGGGGTCACTGCACCGCCACCGAAGATTTTGAGGACGTAAGAAGAGTCTGTCAGCAAATCGGCATCCCTTATTATTCCGTTAACTTCGAAAAGGAGTATGGAGAAAAGGTATTCCAATATTTCTTGGATGAATACAAACAAGGACGAACTCCCAACCCAGACATTATGTGTAACCGTGAAATCAAATTTGGTGAGTTCTTACAAAAAGCATTGGAACTCGGTGCTGACTATGTAGCAACAGGGCACTATGCTCAGATGCTTGAACAAGATGGACAACGCTACTTGGCTAGAGGGAACGATCCAAATAAGGACCAAACCTATTTTCTGTATGCAGTCCTAAAAGAGCAATTTCAAAACGTGCTCTTCCCAATCGGGCATTTGTCCAAACCAGACGTTCGAAAAATAGCCGATGAGCAAGGTTTATCTACCGCACGAAAAAAAGATAGTACTGGTATCTGCTTTATTGGAGAGCGCAATTTCCGAGAGTTCTTGAGCCAATTCCTTCCTGCACAACCAGGTGAAATTCACACGTTGGAAGGCGAAGTGGTAGGAAAACATGATGGACTCATGTATTACACACTTGGCCAACGTCAAGGGCTAGGCATTGGTGGTGGAAAAGGAGTTTCTGGACAAGCATGGTTCGTGGTAGGGAAAGATTTAGAGAACAATGTATTGCTCGTAGCCCAAGGGCATGATCATCCTGCCCTCTACTCAGATGGATTATATGCCAATCAGCTTAACTGGCTAATTCCAGAAACACCAACAGAACCATTTACCTGTACAGCTAAATTCCGTTATCGACAAAAAGATCAAGAAGTAACCGTCATTCCACAAGACAACGATACAGTACAAGTTATATTCAAAGAACCACAACGCGCTGTTACACCTGGGCAATCTGCCGTCTTTTATCAAGGTGATTTCTGTATCGGTGGTGGCATCATCGATCGTACCTATAAAAATTCTTAA
- a CDS encoding vWA domain-containing protein, whose translation MHKVRAPLFTVLLGSAVFLGGCSAVTKHIESNTGNQIEKVELQAIPDEKTPSQSNKESETKSKNEPKAPTNSRLLEDILLDDGSGKYAGDQYNLTKVHDSLKQMPKGDNEQVYNYILGLVGEGYKKKMERYRSIYQPNYSLHLDHYRKAGSQDPPAHIQTVVAPTPKPTHVTIILDASGSMAAKMEGKRKIDLVKEKLTSFIQTLPKGTMVTLKVYGHKGSSKQEEKQISCQGDEIVYQNATFTPDQLASALAQVDAKGYAPLSKALNSPDNFIPAPNTDQKILLFTDGMDNCGGNVKQSVEQLKEIKQAKIDIMAVQPSDSEKQSLQTLAQETGGDFDVIRNEQDLQAALDHQKNSVSLTQRRWQDRALEEITHEYSSADQELSDEHELLEQVVETENDRLTEANRYIYQRKLIAQNDYKTIQQWIQEREEGLEEHLESQHIELEKKLATEYETFSKKVVEETPPSPSKEGLEKRRIELENTLKFEKDQESFPRMIEDDISQ comes from the coding sequence ATGCACAAAGTTCGTGCGCCCCTTTTTACCGTACTCTTAGGCTCAGCCGTCTTTCTTGGTGGCTGTAGCGCCGTAACTAAGCATATCGAATCAAATACAGGAAATCAAATTGAGAAGGTAGAGCTACAAGCCATCCCAGATGAGAAAACACCATCTCAATCAAACAAAGAGTCTGAAACCAAATCGAAAAATGAACCAAAAGCTCCTACCAATTCCCGTCTTCTGGAAGATATTCTGTTAGACGACGGGTCAGGCAAATATGCTGGCGATCAGTACAACTTAACAAAGGTACACGATTCGCTGAAACAAATGCCTAAAGGAGATAATGAGCAAGTATATAATTATATCCTAGGTTTGGTAGGAGAAGGCTACAAGAAAAAAATGGAACGATATCGTTCTATTTATCAGCCAAATTATTCACTTCATCTCGACCATTATCGGAAGGCAGGAAGTCAAGATCCCCCCGCCCATATTCAGACTGTTGTTGCGCCGACTCCTAAGCCTACCCATGTGACAATCATCCTAGACGCCAGTGGATCAATGGCAGCTAAGATGGAGGGGAAGCGAAAAATTGATCTGGTAAAAGAGAAACTAACATCGTTTATACAGACGCTTCCTAAAGGAACGATGGTTACTCTCAAGGTATATGGTCATAAAGGATCGAGTAAGCAAGAAGAGAAGCAAATTTCTTGCCAAGGGGATGAAATTGTTTATCAGAATGCTACTTTTACACCTGATCAATTAGCCTCTGCACTTGCACAAGTAGACGCCAAAGGATATGCGCCACTATCAAAGGCATTGAATTCCCCTGATAACTTTATTCCTGCTCCAAATACTGATCAAAAGATTCTTCTGTTTACAGACGGTATGGATAACTGTGGGGGTAATGTAAAGCAGTCTGTGGAACAACTGAAGGAAATTAAGCAAGCAAAGATCGATATTATGGCAGTGCAACCAAGCGATTCAGAGAAACAATCTTTACAAACGCTTGCCCAAGAAACCGGTGGCGACTTCGATGTGATTCGAAATGAACAAGATTTGCAAGCAGCACTAGATCACCAGAAAAACTCGGTTTCCCTCACTCAAAGAAGATGGCAAGATCGAGCTCTCGAGGAGATTACTCATGAGTATAGCTCTGCTGATCAGGAACTAAGTGATGAGCATGAGTTGTTAGAACAAGTAGTAGAGACAGAAAATGACCGTCTCACCGAAGCGAATCGTTATATTTATCAACGAAAGCTAATCGCGCAAAATGATTACAAAACGATTCAGCAATGGATCCAAGAGCGTGAAGAAGGTTTGGAAGAGCATCTAGAGTCTCAACATATTGAGTTAGAGAAGAAATTAGCAACAGAGTATGAAACCTTCTCTAAAAAAGTAGTGGAAGAAACACCACCAAGCCCATCTAAAGAGGGTTTAGAGAAACGACGGATCGAGTTAGAGAATACATTGAAGTTTGAAAAGGACCAGGAATCTTTTCCAAGGATGATCGAAGATGACATTAGCCAATAA
- a CDS encoding DUF47 domain-containing protein, with protein MLFFRSKDRLFYQTLIDATYNIVEAAQLFRENVETLHEKEVYAEKIKELESKGDSYTHLIIRELNQTFVTPMDREDIYELASKLDDVLDGLEACAARFSYYHVTQTTPTLVRFAELIEKSAHLVQEAFVALEKKDFATLRKASIEINSIEDEADKLMRESVGNLFANVKDPIELMKMKEIYEKLENVTDTFEDLTDVLESVVMKYV; from the coding sequence TTGTTATTTTTCCGTTCGAAAGATCGTTTGTTCTACCAGACGTTAATAGATGCTACATACAACATCGTGGAAGCTGCTCAATTGTTCAGGGAGAATGTAGAGACACTTCACGAAAAAGAAGTTTATGCGGAAAAGATCAAGGAACTGGAATCCAAAGGAGATAGCTATACGCATTTAATTATCCGTGAATTAAACCAGACCTTTGTCACTCCTATGGATCGAGAAGATATCTACGAGTTAGCATCAAAACTGGATGATGTACTGGATGGATTAGAAGCTTGTGCTGCACGTTTTAGCTACTACCATGTAACTCAGACAACTCCTACTTTGGTTCGCTTTGCAGAACTAATAGAAAAATCAGCTCATCTAGTGCAAGAGGCATTTGTTGCATTGGAGAAGAAAGATTTTGCGACATTACGGAAGGCCTCTATTGAGATCAACTCCATTGAAGATGAAGCAGATAAATTAATGCGTGAATCAGTTGGGAACCTCTTTGCGAATGTGAAAGACCCAATTGAATTAATGAAAATGAAAGAAATCTACGAGAAACTAGAAAATGTGACAGATACTTTTGAGGATCTGACCGACGTGTTAGAAAGCGTGGTCATGAAGTATGTTTGA
- a CDS encoding inorganic phosphate transporter, translating to MFDPFYLVIIVIILALVFDFTNGWHDTANAIATVVGTRTLSPGVAIGMAAILNLVGAFFSTEVAKAIGKDIVQTEIITLLVLVSALLAVIIWNVVTVLLGLPTSSSHALIGSLVGAAIAFKGTAVLHVDGIITILIGLIASPVLGALLAFLLMKLIRVLFQRSNPSKTKKLFRPLQIASSAFMAFSHGAADAQKAMGIIVMALMIGGIQESGDYTIPFWVILSAGLAMALGTAVGGWKVIQTIGSKLSRLETPQGFAAETAAATLLTTIAHVGVPVSTTHTITGSIIGVGLAERIRSVRWAVATKIVYAWVLTLPGTALMGYVFYLILRVFE from the coding sequence ATGTTTGATCCATTTTACTTAGTAATAATTGTAATCATACTAGCACTTGTATTTGATTTTACCAATGGATGGCATGATACAGCCAATGCGATCGCGACAGTGGTTGGGACAAGGACTCTCTCTCCAGGAGTCGCAATTGGGATGGCTGCTATTCTCAACCTAGTAGGGGCATTTTTCTCTACAGAAGTAGCAAAGGCAATCGGGAAAGATATTGTACAGACAGAGATTATTACGCTACTTGTGTTGGTCTCCGCACTTTTAGCGGTCATTATTTGGAACGTAGTCACCGTACTATTAGGACTTCCGACCAGTTCCTCCCACGCTCTGATTGGCTCCTTGGTTGGTGCTGCGATTGCTTTTAAAGGTACTGCTGTTTTACATGTAGATGGTATTATCACGATTTTGATCGGCTTGATTGCGTCTCCTGTGTTAGGTGCATTATTGGCATTTCTCTTGATGAAGTTAATTCGGGTTCTTTTCCAAAGAAGCAACCCTTCCAAAACCAAAAAGCTATTCCGTCCGCTTCAGATTGCCTCTTCCGCATTTATGGCCTTTAGTCATGGAGCTGCTGATGCTCAGAAAGCAATGGGAATCATCGTAATGGCACTTATGATTGGTGGTATTCAGGAAAGTGGTGACTATACCATTCCGTTCTGGGTCATTTTATCAGCAGGACTAGCGATGGCACTTGGTACGGCAGTTGGAGGTTGGAAGGTCATCCAAACTATTGGTAGTAAACTGAGTCGTTTAGAAACTCCACAAGGATTTGCAGCAGAGACAGCGGCAGCTACTCTTCTTACAACCATTGCGCATGTGGGTGTACCAGTTAGTACAACACACACCATTACTGGATCGATCATTGGAGTAGGTTTAGCAGAGCGTATTCGAAGTGTTCGCTGGGCAGTAGCGACGAAAATCGTTTATGCTTGGGTTCTGACTTTGCCTGGAACTGCTCTTATGGGATATGTATTTTACCTTATTTTACGTGTGTTTGAGTAG